A genomic window from Brassica oleracea var. oleracea cultivar TO1000 chromosome C8, BOL, whole genome shotgun sequence includes:
- the LOC106312103 gene encoding wall-associated receptor kinase-like 14 encodes MMMAISHNLNLFLILTVIIGGSVSSSSSPSNSTEPCNGTCRGMILPYPFGFSHGCPIKFTCSATEGAQIGGFSVKNVNVTEGSIFVGVPHDCNRSIEAMKPLFGELYAPTSENSFLMEECTNATDGCSIKQKFLETQLNLRSCDPLGKDNVSCFSTETNSSSNGSARFFSMKDLRRSSCKKLFSSVAFESVGANAGIALEFERVRLGWWVKGECETRDSTCGANALCTPVQTPGGSAGHRCSCLEGYRGDGYIKSPCRKAIPNCHGSRLVRGDCRSNLAIVVGGTVGGAFLLAGFALLCVCNRRRSASLRSQLSAKRLLTEATGNTSVAFFPYKDVEKATNCFSEKQRLGTGAYGTVYKGKLQNDEWVAIKRLKHRDSESVEQVMNEIKLLSSVSHPNLVRLLGCCIDQGDPVLVYEFMPHGTLSEHLQREIGDGLPWTVRLTVATQTAKAIAYLHSAMNPPIYHRDIKSSNILLDYDFNSKVADFGLSRLGMTETSHISTAPQGTPGYLDPQYHQCFHLSDKSDVYSFGVVLAEIITGLKVVDFTRPHTEINLAALAVDKIGSGCLDEIIDPVLDLNLDAWTLSSIHSVAELAFRCLAFHSDMRPTMTEVADELEQIRLSGWIPNMSLDSPTGSLRSSDQGSERSASVKKALAGSIRLVVPPKQPDILASVEDMNYNSPVSVQDPWLSAQSSPSTNTLLSNMPR; translated from the exons ATGATGATGGCGATTTCTCATAACTTGAATTTATTTTTAATCTTAACCGTCATCATCGGAGGATCCGTCTCTTCTTCGTCATCTCCGTCTAACTCCACCGAGCCTTGTAACGGCACATGCCGCGGAATGATCCTGCCTTACCCCTTCGGATTTTCACACGGTTGCCCGATCAAATTCACTTGCTCCGCCACCGAGGGAGCGCAGATCGGAGGCTTCTCCGTGAAAAACGTGAACGTGACGGAAGGGAGCATATTCGTAGGGGTTCCACATGACTGCAACCGGAGTATCGAAGCCATGAAGCCGCTCTTCGGGGAGCTTTACGCACCGACGTCGGAGAACAGCTTCCTGATGGAGGAATGCACGAACGCGACGGACGGGTGTTCGATCAAACAGAAGTTCTTGGAGACTCAGCTGAATCTGCGGAGCTGTGATCCTCTGGGAAAGGATAACGTGAGTTGTTTCTCTACTGAGACGAACTCGAGCTCCAACGGTTCAGCCAGGTTTTTTAGTATGAAGGATTTGAGGAGGAGCTCGTGCAAGAAGCTCTTCTCGTCGGTTGCATTCGAGTCTGTAGGTGCTAATGCGGGAATAGCGCTGGAGTTTGAACGGGTTAGGTTGGGGTGGTGGGTGAAGGGGGAGTGTGAGACGAGAGACTCTACTTGCGGGGCTAATGCCTTGTGTACGCCAGTTCAAACTCCTGGTGGAAGTGCAGGACACCGGTGCTCATGTCTGGAGGGATACCGCGGCGACGGGTACATCAAGTCTCCTTGCCGGAAAG CAATACCGAACTGCCATGGTTCAAGGCTGGTCCGGGGAGATTGTAGATCTAATCTTGCTATTGTTGTAGGAG GAACTGTTGGTGGAGCATTTTTGCTAGCTGGATTTGCTCTTTTGTGCGTTTGTAATCGGAGACGGTCTGCTTCTTTGAGAAGCCAGTTAAGCGCAAAGCGTCTTTTGACTGAAGCTACAGGGAACACAAGCGTCGCCTTCTTCCCTTACAAGGACGTCGAGAAAGCAACGAATTGTTTCTCCGAAAAGCAGAGGCTAGGAACAGGCGCCTACGGTACAGTCTATAAAGGAAAGCTCCAAAACGATGAATGGGTTGCTATCAAAAGACTCAAACACAGAGACTCGGAAAGTGTTGAGCAAGTCATGAATGAGATCAAACTTCTTTCCTCTGTGAGTCACCCGAACCTTGTCCGTCTCTTGGGTTGCTGTATAGACCAAGGTGACCCGGTTCTCGTTTACGAGTTCATGCCACATGGTACTTTATCAGAACATCTACAAAGAGAGATAGGAGACGGTCTTCCTTGGACTGTGCGTCTCACTGTTGCAACTCAAACAGCTAAAGCTATCGCGTATCTCCACTCTGCAATGAACCCACCTATCTATCACCGTGACATCAAATCTAGCAACATCCTTCTTGATTATGATTTCAACTCCAAAGTTGCAGACTTCGGTCTCTCTAGGCTCGGAATGACTGAAACATCTCACATTTCAACGGCTCCTCAAGGCACCCCTGGCTATCTCGACCCGCAGTACCATCAATGCTTCCATCTTTCTGACAAGAGCGACGTCTACAGCTTCGGTGTCGTTCTTGCTGAGATTATTACAGGACTGAAAGTTGTCGATTTCACTCGACCGCATACTGAAATCAACTTGGCAGCTCTTGCTGTCGACAAAATCGGGTCAGGCTGTCTAGACGAGATTATAGACCCGGTTCTTGACCTGAACCTTGACGCATGGACCCTCTCGTCTATACACAGCGTGGCTGAGCTCGCGTTCCGATGCTTAGCCTTTCACAGTGACATGAGACCTACGATGACTGAAGTGGCGGACGAGCTTGAACAGATACGGCTCAGCGGTTGGATCCCAAACATGAGCTTGGATTCACCAACCGGTTCTCTCAGGTCATCTGATCAAGGAAGCGAAAGATCGGCATCAGTTAAAAAAGCATTAGCAGGAAGCATAAGACTTGTTGTCCCTCCCAAGCAACCTGATATCCTCGCTTCTGTTGAAGATATGAATTATAACTCACCAGTCTCGGTTCAAGATCCTTGGTTAAGTGCACAGAGCTCACCGTCTACAAATACATTACTCAGTAACATGCCCAGGTGA
- the LOC106311492 gene encoding uncharacterized protein LOC106311492, translating to MARINVYLFAFMLLLTIKQELGSVEGRTLTTSTIGTAEEISADGSVPLLPPAEPLQPPPSHGVDTFRPTVPGHSPGIGHSVHN from the coding sequence ATGGCGAGAATTAATGTTTACCTTTTTGCATTTATGTTGCTTTTGACTATTAAACAAGAGCTCGGTTCCGTTGAAGGCCGAACACTCACCACGTCCACCATCGGGACGGCTGAGGAAATCAGCGCTGATGGCTCTGTGCCGCTATTACCACCGGCTGAGCCACTTCAGCCGCCACCGAGCCACGGTGTTGATACCTTTAGGCCCACGGTACCTGGACATAGCCCTGGTATTGGACATTCCGTACACAACTAA
- the LOC106309787 gene encoding cyclin-dependent kinase inhibitor 1 has protein sequence MVRKCRKAKGTVGASSTYMQLRSRRIVYRSEKARTSSSCCASNNNGVIDLEEERDGETETSSCRRKGKLFENLREKKSSKSMENSQQIVASFDSAGKESSDCCCSRRASLSTTEDKGKPTAEQPPTAVEIEEFFVEAEKQLHDKFKKKYNFDFEKEKPLEGCYEWVKLSE, from the exons ATGGTGAGAAAATGCAGAAAAGCTAAAGGGACGGTGGGAGCTTCGTCTACGTATATGCAGCTTCGCAGCCGGAGAATCGTTTACAGATCGGAAAAAGCTAGAACGTCGTCGTCTTGTTGCGCGAGTAACAACAATGGAGTTATAGATCTGGAG GAGGAAAGAGACGGTGAGACTGAAACGTCGTCGTGTCGACG TAAGGGGAAGCTATTTGAAAACCTTAGAGAGAAAAAGTCGAGCAAATCTATGGAGAATTCACAGCAAATCGTAGCTAGTTTTGATTCCGCCGGGAAAGAATCATCGGATTGTTGTTGCAGCCGGAGAGCATCTTTGTCAACGACGGAGGATAAGGGGAAACCAACGGCGGAGCAACCACCAACGGCAGTGGAGATTGAAGAGTTTTTCGTGGAAGCTGAGAAACAGCTCCATGATAAATTCAAGAAGAA GTATAACTTTGATTTCGAAAAGGAGAAGCCATTAGAAGGATGCTACGAGTGGGTTAAATTATCAGAGTAA
- the LOC106307492 gene encoding nicotinate phosphoribosyltransferase 2, whose amino-acid sequence MEPKENGKEPGRVIEGPTNPMVTPLLNDLYQFTMAYAYWKAGKQNERSVFDLYFRKNPFGGEYTVFAGLEECVKFLANFKLTHQEIDYVRDSLPGSEEAFCDYLRGLDCSDVEVYAIPEGTVVFPKVPLMRVEGPVGVVQLLETPFLNLVNFASLVATNAARHRFVAGKSKSLLEFGARRAQGPDGAISASKYCYLGGFDATSNVAAGKLFGIPLRGTHSHAFVSSFMSTDEIVDKVLQSADGETTCDDFISLVQTWLTKIQYSPSLSGFFSETNQSELAAFISYALAFPKAFLALVDTYDVMKSGIPNFCAVALALNDLGYKALGIRLDSGDLAYLSTEARNFFCAVERELKVPGFGKMIVTASNDLNEETIDALNKQGHEVDAFGIGTYLVTCYAQAALGCVFKLVEINNQPRIKLSEDVTKVSIPCKKRSYRLYGKEGYPLVDIMTGENEPPPKVGERLLCRHPFNESKRAYVVPQRVEELLKCYWRGSAGEAREELPPLKEIRDRCIKQLENMRPDHMRRLNPTPYKVSVSAKLYDFIHFLWLNEAPVGELQ is encoded by the exons ATGGAGCCGAAAGAGAATGGGAAGGAACCGGGTCGGGTCATAGAAGGACCCACAAACCCGATGGTCACACCTCTCCTCAACGATCTGTACCAATTCACCATGGCTTACGCTTATTGGAAAGCTGGCAAACAAAACGAACGATCCGT CTTCGATCTGTACTTTCGTAAGAACCCGTTTGGCGGCGAGTACACTGTCTTCGCTGGGTTAGAAGAGTGTGTCAAGTTCCTCGCCAATTTCAAATTGACCCATCAAGAGATCGATTACGTTCGTGACTCCTTGCCTGGATCTGAG GAAGCTTTCTGTGATTATCTGAGAGGGCTTGATTGCTCCGACGTTGAAGTCTATGCGATTCCTGAAGGGACTGTTGTTTTCCCTAAGGTGCCTCTCATGAGAGTTGAAGGACCTGTTGGT GTTGTTCAATTGTTGGAAACTCCGTTCCTCAATCTTGTCAATTTTGCATCTTTGGTAGCTACCAACGCAGCAAGACACCGGTTTGTTGCCGGCAAGTCTAAGAGTCTGCTTGAGTTTGGTGCTCGGAGAGCTCAG GGACCTGATGGCGCAATAAGCGCATCCAAGTATTGCTATCTTGGAGGTTTTGATGCAACAAG CAATGTAGCAGCTGGAAAACTTTTTGGGATACCTCTCCGTGGCACACATTCCCATGCTTTTGTTAGCTCATTCATG AGCACTGATGAGATTGTTGACAAAGTGCTTCAGAGTGCTGATGGGGAAACCACATGTGATGACTTTATTAGTCTAGTTCAGACATGGCTAACAAAGATTCAG TATTCACCTTCTCTAAGTGGCTTTTTCTCTGAGACAAATCAAAGCGAGCTAGCAGCTTTCATCTCATATGCACTGGCATTCCCCAAAGCCTTTCTTGCGCTTGTAGATACATACGAT GTGATGAAGAGTGGGATCCCTAACTTCTGTGCAGTTGCTTTAGCTCTGAACGACTTAGG ATACAAAGCATTAGGTATTAGACTGGACTCAGGTGACTTAGCATATCTATCAACAGAGGCCAGAAATTTCTTCTGCGCAGTAGAGAGAGAACTTAAAGTGCCTGGTTTTGGGAAGATGATCGTCACCGCTAGTAATGATCTGAATGAAGAGACTATCGATGCTTTAAACAAACAG GGACATGAGGTGGACGCTTTTGGTATTGGGACTTACTTAGTCACGTGCTATGCGCAAGCTGCCTTAGGCTGCGTTTTCAAACTTGTGGAGATAAACAATCAGCCTCGGATCAAACTTTCTGAAGATGTTACAAAG GTATCAATACCGTGTAAAAAGCGAAGTTACAGATTGTATGGAAAAGAAGGTTATCCACTAGTGGATATAATGACAGGAGAGAATGAGCCACCTCCAAAG GTTGGTGAGCGTTTACTGTGTCGTCATCCTTTTAATGAATCCAAAAGAGCATACGTAGTGCCGCAACGTGTTGAAGAGCTCCTCAAATGTTACTGGCGTGGAAGTGCTG GTGAAGCAAGAGAAGAATTACCACCATTGAAAGAGATACGAGACCGTTGCATCAAACAGCTTGAAAACATGCGACCTGATCATATGAGAAGATTAAACCCTACTCCTTACAAG GTTAGTGTCAGCGCGAAGCTGTACGATTTCATTCACTTCCTATGGCTCAACGAGGCACCTGTTGGTGAATTACAGTGA
- the LOC106312682 gene encoding uncharacterized protein LOC106312682 has protein sequence MHCGAVANGRNRRLLLSVGRSFAARSFSSSSSSPLSEHECFIKEVAKAQPPQHLTQLLSIFTARGKSIVSPGAKQGLLPLAIPLVRMSPGSSIALLRWPTARPSMEMPVVEVQKHGVWFLANNVDQFIHRILVEEDISKPEESSQVIFDAAGEAGKKLYSKGDFARSELMDLDLYLLRKVGLFPDSLERKVIRHIENGDHVSALVAAEFYTKRGNFPGFARPFAFNAKVLLKLGRSLEAKDAARGALKSSWWTLGCRYEEIARIAEWGEEQIVQYKEKVTGEGRQRDISRGKPRAQASYDEAGLLLDLASLEGTWDESRERVAQCYKDAGLNDMANFVLYRD, from the exons ATGCATTGCGGCGCGGTGGCTAACGGACGGAATCGACGACTGTTACTTAGCGTAGGCAGGAGCTTTGCCGCCAGATCATTTTCTTCTTCTTCCTCGTCTCCATTATCCG AACATGAATGTTTCATCAAGGAGGTAGCCAAAGCTCAGCCTCCTCAGCATTTGACTCAGCTGCTTAGCATTTTCACAGCTAGAG GCAAATCCATAGTTTCTCCTGGTGCCAAGCAAGGCTTGTTGCCTCTTGCTATTCCATTGGTGAGAATGAGCCCAG GTTCTTCAATCGCTTTACTACGTTGGCCAACAGCTCGTCCTAG TATGGAGATGCCTGTGGTGGAAGTTCAGAAACATGGGGTTTGGTTTTTAGCCAACAAT GTTGATCAGTTCATTCACAGAATATTGGTGGAAGAAGATATCTCTAAACCCGAGGAATCCAGCCAAGTGATCTTCGATGCTGCAGGTGAAGCTGGGAAGAAACTTTACAGTAAAGGTGACTTTGCCAGATCAGAGCTGATGGATTTAGATCTCTATCTTTTAAGAAAG GTCGGACTGTTTCCGGATTCTCTAGAACGCAAAGTTATTCGACATATTGAGAATGGAGACCAT GTTTCAGCTTTGGTGGCTGCCGAGTTTTATACGAAGAGAGGAAACTTTCCCGGATTTGCTCGGCCTTTTGCTTTTAACGCAAAGGTTTTGCTAAA ACTTGGGCGTAGCTTAGAAGCGAAAGATGCGGCTAGGGGTGCTCTGAAATCTTCGTGGTGGACCTTAGGATGCAGATACGAG GAAATTGCTCGAATAGCAGAGTGGGGAGAAGAGCAAATTGTGCAGTACAAAGAAAAAGTTACAGGAGAAGGACGACAACGGGATATATCTAGGGGAAAGCCAAGGGCCCAG GCATCTTATGACGAGGCTGGGTTGTTATTGGATCTAGCGTCACTTGAAGGGACCTGGGACGAGTCACGTGAACGGGTTGCTCAGTGCTACAAAGATGCTGGACTAAACGACATGGCCAACTTTGTTCTGTACAGAGACTGA
- the LOC106312681 gene encoding filament-like plant protein 7 → MDHKAWPWKKKSTEKSNGISSNEEIEKLVADKIQLENRLTSLNDKLTSVEAESNKHKSETQEAIFGWEKTKAESASLKKKLEEALTEKHRSDERSSHTEAGLKECMQQLRFLRDEQEQRMHDALTKASHEYERRLNVVKTEIADTCKKLAEAEGENTRLSKALLAKNKTVEEFNRDRDRIVSDFNALVSSLESKEKENVTLRYEVRVVEKELELRNEEREFSRRTAEASHKLHLENVKKVAKLEQECQRLRVLVRKRLPGPAALSKMRHEVEMLGSRRSSNSTTIDSEKINNLTEQLCLLEEENKTLRDALNKKVNELQFSRNMYSRTASRLLELEESCKGTTNIEPSRSSNVSHEVSLASFPEFDNNDDKVSCSDSWASALLSELENFKNKKQMGSTPKASEMKLMDDFAEMEKLASTVPGSSPIFSSDSISATGPLENDSNEDPSEAAKTQRNAGEVLEDISKALSGVNQTETLTVEGAEDTECDTSKWIRRIVEIIEGFSLKGESERLSGYTARLLQWKTTELSSVLQRFLQTCYDLIDRKADMKKFAEELSTVLVWMVNHCFSLQNVSSMREEIKKQFEWDESLSGSDVSSLACKDHELPSKVVEEEAKDKPASASANEFKLEEQKNMRTELEITAASEKLAECQETILNLGKQLNALTNSKETALLSDKLTPGLSHKPNNLATALLPSQGTKPEKRLTTQRSSLLDQMKAEDHDTGEPKDQKKPQAADKNGKGGGSVYNETIDALEQILLSDRKSKGSETNCCAIVPQKKNGGVKSLWRKLLGRKKNSKSKKLPNIFAT, encoded by the exons ATGGACCATAAAGCATGGCCTTGGAAGAAGAAATCAACGGAGAAAAGCAATGGCATATCCTCCAATGAAGAG ATTGAGAAGCTTGTTGCTGACAAGATACAGCTGGAGAATCGCCTTACAAGTCTAAATGATAAGCTTACCTCTGTCGAAGCTGAGAGCAATAAGCATAAGTCTGAGACACAAGAAGCAATTTTTG GATGGGAGAAGACAAAAGCTGAATCAGCATCTCTCAAGAAGAAGCTAGAAGAAGCTTTGACTGAGAAACACAGGAGCGACGAGAGGTCGAGTCACACGGAAGCTGGTCTGAAAGAATGCATGCAGCAGCTTCGTTTTCTCCGGGACGAGCAGGAGCAAAGGATGCATGACGCTTTGACAAAAGCATCACATGAATACGAAAGAAGGTTGAACGTTGTAAAGACAGAGATTGCAGACACGTGTAAGAAGCTTGCAGAGGCAGAAGGCGAGAACACTCGGCTCTCAAAGGCTTTGTTAGCAAAGAACAAAACTGTTGAAGAGTTCAACAGAGACAGGGACCGCATCGTGTCCGATTTCAATGCTCTGGTGAGTAGCTTAGAGTCGAAGGAAAAGGAAAACGTTACGCTGAGGTACGAAGTCAGAGTGGTGGAGAAAGAGCTTGAGCTTCGGAATGAAGAGAGAGAGTTTAGCCGTCGAACAGCTGAAGCGTCTCATAAACTTCACTTGGAGAATGTGAAGAAAGTTGCAAAGCTGGAACAAGAGTGTCAAAGGTTACGTGTACTTGTCAGGAAACGGTTGCCGGGACCTGCTGCTCTGTCCAAAATGAGACACGAAGTAGAGATGTTGGGAAGCAGAAGAAGCTCTAACAGCACGACGATAGATTCAGAAAAGATCAATAACCTCACTGAGCAGCTATGCTTACTGGAAGAAGAGAACAAGACTCTGAGGGATGCATTGAACAAGAAAGTTAATGAGCTTCAGTTCTCAAGAAACATGTATTCTCGAACAGCGTCTAGACTACTAGAACTCGAGGAATCTTGTAAAGGCACAACAAACATTGAGCCAAGCCGGAGCAGCAATGTGTCCCATGAAGTCTCTCTTGCATCGTTTCCAGAGTTTGACAACAATGATGATAAAGTTAGCTGTTCTGATTCCTGGGCTTCTGCTTTGCTCTCAGAGCTGGAGAATTTCAAGAACAAGAAGCAAATGGGCTCGACACCTAAAGCTTCAGAGATGAAACTGATGGATGACTTTGCTGAAATGGAGAAGCTTGCAAGTACAGTACCTGGAAGCTCTCCTATCTTCTCTTCTGATTCCATTTCAGCTACTGGTCCGTTAGAGAACGACTCTAACGAAGATCCATCAGAGGCAGCGAAAACTCAGAGGAACGCTGGTGAAGTACTTGAAGATATCAGTAAAGCTCTGTCAGGTGTAAACCAGACCGAGACTCTCACTGTAGAGGGTGCAGAAGACACAGAGTGTGATACCAGCAAGTGGATTCGCAGAATCGTTGAAATTATAGAAGGATTCAGCTTAAAAGGAGAATCAGAAAGGCTTTCGGGTTACACTGCTCGTCTCTTGCAGTGGAAAACAACAGAGCTAAGTAGTGTGTTGCAGCGGTTTCTCCAGACTTGCTACGATCTAATAGACAGAAAAGCAGACATGAAGAAGTTTGCGGAAGAGTTAAGCACTGTGTTGGTATGGATGGTGAACCATTGTTTCTCTCTTCAAAATGTTTCAAGCATGAGAGAAGAGATCAAGAAGCAGTTCGAATGGGATGAGTCACTGAGTGGGAGCGATGTTTCCTCTTTAGCTTGCAAGGATCACGAGCTGCCAAGCAAAGTGGTTGAAGAAGAGGCAAAGGACAAGCCGGCAAG TGCTTCAGCGAACGAGTTCAAGCTGGAGGAACAGAAAAACATGCGAACT GAACTGGAGATCACTGCTGCTTCTGAAAAGTTAGCCGAGTGTCAGGAGACGATTCTAAACCTCGGAAAGCAGCTCAACGCGTTGACTAACTCAAAAGAGACAGCTTTACTTTCGGACAAACTCACACCTGGGCTTTCCCACAAACCGAACAACCTAGCTACTGCCCTACTGCCTTCACAAGGGACAAAACCAGAGAAGAGATTGACCACTCAGAGATCATCTCTTTTGGATCAGATGAAGGCAGAAGATCATGACACTGGAGAACCCAAGGATCAGAAGAAACCTCAAGCAGCTGATAAAAACGGAAAAGGAGGTGGTTCTGTCTACAATGAAACCATCGACGCATTGGAGCAGATTCTTCTCTCAGACAGAAAAAGCAAAGGCTCTGAAACAAATTGCTGCGCCATTGTTCCTCAGAAAAAGAACGGCGGAGTTAAGAGCCTCTGGAGAAAGCTGTTGGGGAGGAAAAAGAACAGCAAGAGCAAGAAGCTCCCTAATATATTCGCTACCTAG